One genomic region from Candidatus Caldarchaeum subterraneum encodes:
- a CDS encoding acyl-CoA dehydrogenase: MNNVLSDEQVLVLQTAEKVGERFGRRNWLAYGRERREPVPLWEELQKSGLTGAGVVEGSGTLDAILVQEGLARAGIPLLHFLTTHFSRVMIARHGTRMQFERFVDPTVKHGKKISFALTEAEAGSETWRIKTFAERRNGGFVLNGQKTFITGARESDYLVVVARTKPLQKVSDKRDGISVFALETRTSGVMFEPLNIELYSPETQYTVYFDMVELGEENLVGRLDRGVDVLFDGLNVERMLIAACSIGLGDHVLRRAAEYGRQRVVFGHPVGSYQGLQFRMARAKARLEAARVLNYEAASLFDAGKPCGAEANMAKLVASEAGLEAFEAAMQTFGGSAYDLGTDIITFYPVIRLFLTAPVANELILSYIGTHVLGLPKSY, from the coding sequence ATGAATAACGTGCTTTCCGATGAGCAGGTTTTGGTTCTCCAGACTGCTGAGAAGGTTGGTGAGAGGTTTGGTAGACGGAATTGGCTTGCTTATGGTCGTGAGAGAAGGGAGCCGGTTCCTCTTTGGGAGGAGCTTCAGAAATCTGGGTTGACGGGGGCCGGTGTGGTAGAGGGGTCGGGCACCCTCGACGCCATCCTTGTTCAGGAGGGGTTGGCGAGAGCTGGTATTCCGCTGCTACATTTTCTCACAACCCATTTCTCGCGGGTCATGATTGCGAGGCATGGCACGCGGATGCAGTTTGAAAGATTCGTGGACCCAACTGTCAAGCATGGTAAAAAAATTAGCTTCGCTTTGACTGAGGCTGAGGCTGGCTCCGAGACCTGGCGGATAAAGACCTTCGCCGAGAGAAGGAATGGCGGGTTTGTTTTGAACGGTCAGAAAACATTCATCACCGGGGCACGGGAGTCGGATTATCTGGTCGTCGTGGCGCGGACAAAGCCTCTCCAAAAAGTTTCGGATAAGAGAGACGGGATTTCTGTGTTCGCGCTCGAGACACGGACAAGCGGAGTTATGTTTGAGCCGCTCAACATCGAGCTCTACTCTCCCGAGACACAGTACACGGTGTATTTTGACATGGTCGAATTGGGTGAGGAGAATCTGGTTGGTAGGCTGGACCGTGGGGTGGATGTTTTGTTCGACGGGTTGAACGTTGAGCGTATGCTTATCGCGGCGTGTAGCATCGGGTTGGGGGACCATGTTCTGCGACGGGCCGCGGAGTATGGGCGTCAGAGGGTTGTCTTCGGGCATCCCGTGGGAAGTTATCAGGGGCTGCAGTTTAGGATGGCGAGGGCAAAGGCTAGGCTCGAGGCGGCGCGTGTGCTGAACTATGAGGCGGCGAGTCTTTTTGACGCTGGCAAGCCCTGTGGAGCTGAGGCTAACATGGCGAAGCTTGTCGCGTCTGAGGCTGGGTTGGAGGCTTTTGAGGCCGCCATGCAGACCTTCGGCGGAAGCGCCTACGACCTTGGCACAGACATCATCACCTTCTACCCCGTTATCAGGCTCTTTCTCACAGCCCCCGTCGCCAACGAGCTGATACTCTCATACATCGGCACCCACGTCCTCGGCCTCCCCAAATCATACTAG
- a CDS encoding acetoacetyl-CoA synthetase, producing MPPCMTCDWMRLWEPSTDVVAKSNMNSFIKFVDDHEGLGLDVFEKGSYFKLYRWSVTNIPRFWMHVWDFFGIKCSKRFETVVDDLSKFPGARWYVGARLNFAENLLRHRGHEAALIGVREDGETNAMRFLEFYNEVAAVARGLSESGVAAGDRVAGYLPNIPETVIAMLGATSLGASWSSVGTELGVDAVVDRIGQIEPKVLFTVDGYLYRGKAFDVLERVSQVVERVKSIQKVVVIPYLSESPRIDGLAEAVLYPDFKAREGGAIDFAQVPSDTPLYIMFSSGTTGKPKCMVQPAAGVLVNQLKDVVIHSDLKRGEVITYITTPSWMMWNWLVSSLAAGGTVLLYDGDPNYPDWRRMWRLIDEYGISIFGCSASYINLLRGMGASPRSEFGLESLREISQTGSPLSAEGFKWIYDEVKRDLHFNSISGGTDINGTFANGSPILPVYAGQIQSPSLGMKIMCYDERGEPVFDREGELVCEAPAPPMPLYFLNDPGDEKYLDAYFRYYTHKRVWRHGDYVIFHSDTGGITFLGRSDAVLKPSGVRIGTAEIYSIVESFREVADSLAVGQEWRGDQRIILFVKMAEGYVLTEELKNRIKQALRERASPRHVPAIIMEAPDIPYTYNMKKVEIAVSNIINGRRVTNRESIRNPESLDFFEKAAEILRSG from the coding sequence CATGAACTCTTTCATAAAGTTTGTCGACGACCATGAGGGTCTGGGTCTCGATGTTTTCGAAAAGGGGAGCTACTTTAAGCTGTATCGATGGTCTGTAACCAATATACCGAGGTTCTGGATGCATGTTTGGGATTTTTTCGGGATAAAATGCTCCAAGCGGTTTGAGACTGTTGTGGATGACTTGTCTAAATTTCCAGGTGCACGCTGGTACGTGGGGGCGCGGCTGAACTTTGCCGAGAACCTTCTCAGGCACAGAGGCCACGAAGCCGCGTTGATAGGTGTGCGTGAGGATGGTGAGACGAATGCGATGAGGTTTCTCGAGTTCTACAACGAGGTCGCAGCCGTTGCGAGAGGGTTAAGTGAATCCGGTGTCGCAGCGGGAGACAGGGTGGCTGGATACTTGCCCAACATACCGGAGACCGTGATTGCGATGCTTGGGGCTACATCGCTCGGTGCTTCGTGGTCTTCTGTCGGGACGGAGCTAGGCGTTGACGCCGTCGTCGACAGGATTGGGCAAATCGAGCCGAAGGTGTTGTTCACGGTTGACGGATATCTTTACAGGGGGAAGGCGTTTGATGTGTTGGAGAGAGTGAGTCAGGTTGTTGAACGGGTTAAATCCATTCAGAAGGTTGTTGTCATTCCCTATCTCTCTGAAAGCCCGCGAATAGATGGCTTGGCAGAGGCCGTGCTATATCCCGACTTTAAGGCTCGCGAGGGTGGAGCGATAGATTTTGCCCAAGTTCCTTCAGATACCCCTCTCTACATCATGTTTTCATCGGGGACAACGGGGAAGCCTAAGTGCATGGTCCAGCCCGCGGCAGGGGTCTTGGTCAACCAGCTCAAGGATGTGGTTATTCATAGTGACCTAAAACGGGGAGAGGTGATTACCTACATTACGACGCCTAGCTGGATGATGTGGAACTGGCTGGTCTCCTCCCTCGCCGCGGGAGGAACGGTGCTTCTCTACGACGGAGACCCCAACTATCCCGACTGGAGAAGAATGTGGCGCCTCATCGACGAATACGGTATATCTATCTTTGGATGTAGCGCGAGCTACATCAACCTTCTAAGAGGGATGGGGGCCTCTCCTCGCAGCGAGTTTGGTCTTGAGAGTTTGCGGGAGATAAGCCAGACAGGTTCACCGCTTTCCGCCGAGGGCTTCAAATGGATATATGATGAGGTAAAGAGAGATTTGCACTTTAACTCCATTTCAGGCGGCACAGACATCAACGGCACTTTTGCAAACGGCTCGCCTATACTGCCTGTCTACGCTGGACAGATTCAGTCCCCCTCGCTGGGGATGAAGATAATGTGTTATGATGAGAGGGGTGAGCCTGTTTTTGACAGGGAGGGTGAGCTTGTCTGCGAAGCACCCGCTCCACCCATGCCTCTCTATTTTCTCAACGACCCCGGTGACGAGAAATATCTTGACGCATACTTCCGCTACTACACTCATAAGCGTGTCTGGAGACACGGCGACTACGTCATCTTTCACAGCGACACAGGCGGCATAACTTTTCTCGGCAGGTCTGATGCTGTCCTCAAGCCATCCGGAGTCAGAATAGGGACGGCTGAGATATACTCTATCGTCGAGAGTTTTAGAGAGGTTGCGGACAGCTTGGCTGTTGGACAGGAGTGGAGAGGCGACCAACGCATCATACTCTTCGTCAAAATGGCTGAGGGCTATGTGTTGACCGAGGAGCTGAAGAACCGAATCAAACAGGCTCTCCGCGAGAGAGCTTCGCCACGCCACGTCCCAGCCATCATCATGGAGGCACCCGACATCCCCTACACATACAACATGAAAAAAGTCGAGATAGCCGTTTCAAACATCATCAACGGAAGAAGAGTCACCAACAGAGAATCCATCCGAAACCCCGAGTCACTTGACTTCTTCGAAAAAGCTGCGGAAATTCTGCGTAGCGGCTGA
- a CDS encoding acetyl-CoA C-acetyltransferase, whose protein sequence is MTEVYVAGVGEIPCKPSYTQDFREMLFKAFKNCLEDSESEVSEIDAVVASGLDFFEGISITDSYTPDQVGGRLKFNTLVSNDSLNAFIHAYMLIKTGWFKNVLVTAYAKSSNILNYGEILLNTWDPHLIRPLLIHHFSIAALDAQAFLSRRNGEPRDLSIVAAKNIRNALRNSAAAYGADTDIEKIESEEFVSEPLRRSHVARLCDYASVVLLSSDNRSAKAVVKGVGFAHGSHSSDLSERVFGKFAWVRPAVSKALPGSLRRVVEFVEVSESFASTELMVLDELGVYDGDVLKGVRGGDFMFDGALPVNPSGGCIGMGYPLNAAGLQRVVQAVKLLRMGRWSGCLVASVDGEVVDGGSVVVLSAG, encoded by the coding sequence TTGACCGAGGTCTATGTAGCAGGTGTCGGCGAAATCCCCTGCAAACCATCCTATACACAAGATTTCCGCGAAATGCTCTTCAAAGCTTTCAAAAACTGTCTCGAAGACTCGGAGTCAGAGGTCTCCGAGATAGATGCGGTTGTGGCTAGCGGCCTAGACTTCTTTGAGGGCATAAGCATCACCGACTCCTACACACCTGACCAAGTTGGTGGAAGGCTTAAGTTCAACACTCTTGTCTCAAACGACTCGCTCAACGCATTCATCCACGCATACATGCTCATCAAAACAGGCTGGTTCAAAAACGTTCTAGTAACAGCCTACGCCAAATCCTCAAACATACTCAACTACGGCGAAATACTGCTGAACACCTGGGACCCACACCTTATCCGCCCCCTGCTGATTCATCACTTCTCGATAGCTGCCCTCGATGCACAGGCCTTCCTTTCACGCCGGAATGGTGAGCCACGCGACCTGTCCATCGTCGCCGCGAAGAACATCCGCAACGCGCTGCGAAATTCAGCCGCAGCATACGGAGCAGACACCGACATAGAGAAAATCGAGTCCGAGGAGTTTGTTTCAGAGCCTTTGAGGAGAAGCCATGTGGCTCGCCTCTGTGACTATGCCTCTGTTGTGCTTTTGTCATCTGACAATCGTTCTGCGAAGGCTGTGGTGAAGGGTGTCGGGTTTGCCCATGGTTCTCATTCTTCCGATTTGTCGGAGAGGGTTTTCGGGAAGTTTGCCTGGGTGAGGCCAGCTGTCTCAAAAGCGTTACCGGGTTCCCTGAGGAGGGTTGTGGAGTTTGTGGAGGTTTCGGAGTCTTTCGCTTCCACGGAGTTGATGGTGTTGGATGAGCTGGGTGTCTACGACGGAGATGTTTTGAAAGGTGTTCGCGGTGGTGATTTCATGTTTGATGGAGCGTTGCCTGTTAACCCGTCGGGTGGCTGTATCGGGATGGGTTATCCGCTTAATGCCGCGGGGCTGCAGAGAGTTGTGCAGGCGGTTAAGCTGCTGAGGATGGGTAGGTGGAGCGGGTGCTTGGTCGCGTCTGTCGACGGCGAGGTTGTTGACGGCGGCTCTGTTGTCGTCTTGTCGGCGGGGTGA